The Musa acuminata AAA Group cultivar baxijiao chromosome BXJ1-3, Cavendish_Baxijiao_AAA, whole genome shotgun sequence genome window below encodes:
- the LOC135618647 gene encoding coniferyl alcohol acyltransferase-like translates to MFSNLRMRVASRSLVKASHPSVVTNHVLPVSNLDLFPNDFQVTLCSIYPRHTTGDFASVADALRTCLPAFLDHYHPFTGRIVTNPETGLPEVHCNNEGAELVVAYSDVPLAHVDFHDTDGSLNQIVLPFAHDVPLSVQAVEFACGGFSISWGTNHLLVDGYSICMLATHLCELVRTGKLSVSPNHDRSLFLPRVPRTYSPALARSFVPYTSDNLFNVLNCEGNVRRLYYIEAGNIDRLRESSSKAGRRATRMEAVSAYIWKLFAGIVEDAGDTCCRMAWLVEGRSRLKEISDMQNYIGNTATFATKEASTEELGSGSLSQIARVVSASIREVAKKEHFQEMVDWMEEHKREGRWVERVSVGLGSPAVVLTSFHNFGVDLDFGLGRPVLVMPVVPKGRLCSAFLQVVGSPKGDGSWNVSALMWPKLAKALELDGLFKPITSRYLGLVTPTAPRPVSKL, encoded by the coding sequence ATGTTCTCCAATCTCCGAATGAGAGTCGCCAGCAGAAGCCTCGTCAAAGCTTCCCATCCTTCCGTCGTAACTAATCATGTCCTCCCAGTTTCCAATCTCGATCTTTTTCCCAACGACTTCCAAGTCACATTATGTTCCATCTATCCAAGACATACGACGGGGGACTTCGCTTCCGTTGCTGACGCTCTCCGCACATGCCTCCCTGCGTTCCTCGATCACTACCACCCGTTCACTGGCCGGATCGTGACGAACCCGGAGACGGGCTTGCCTGAGGTCCACTGCAATAACGAAGGAGCGGAGCTTGTCGTGGCATATTCCGACGTCCCATTGGCTCACGTCGACTTCCACGACACCGACGGCTCGCTGAACCAAATAGTGCTCCCCTTTGCTCACGATGTCCCTCTGTCCGTGCAGGCTGTGGAATTTGCCTGCGGTGGCTTCTCCATCTCGTGGGGCACCAACCACCTCCTCGTCGATGGCTACAGCATTTGCATGCTCGCCACGCATTTGTGTGAGCTCGTCCGGACCGGCAAGCTCTCTGTTTCCCCCAACCATGACCGCTCCTTGTTCCTTCCCCGTGTGCCACGTACCTACAGCCCTGCGTTGGCCCGCTCGTTCGTGCCATACACCTCGGACAACCTGTTCAACGTGCTCAACTGCGAGGGCAACGTCAGGCGCTTGTACTACATCGAAGCGGGCAACATCGACCGCCTGCGCGAGTCATCAAGCAAGGCGGGCCGCAGGGCAACCCGCATGGAGGCGGTGTCCGCGTACATATGGAAACTATTCGCCGGAATTGTGGAAGACGCGGGCGACACCTGCTGCCGCATGGCATGGCTCGTCGAGGGGCGAAGCAGGCTCAAGGAGATAAGTGACATGCAAAACTACATCGGGAACACAGCGACTTTCGCCACGAAGGAGGCGAGCACCGAGGAGTTGGGGAGCGGCAGTCTTTCGCAAATCGCTCGGGTGGTGTCGGCGTCGATACGTGAGGTGGCGAAGAAGGAGCATTTCCAAGAAATGGTGGATTGGATGGAAGAGCACAAGAGGGAAGGGAGATGGGTGGAGAGGGTAAGTGTCGGGCTTGGGAGCCCTGCGGTGGTGTTGACTTCGTTCCACAACTTTGGGGTGGACTTGGACTTCGGGTTGGGGCGACCGGTGCTGGTGATGCCCGTCGTACCGAAGGGAAGGCTCTGTAGCGCTTTTCTTCAGGTTGTAGGGAGTCCCAAGGGCGACGGCTCATGGAACGTGAGCGCGCTCATGTGGCCGAAGCTGGCTAAAGCGCTCGAGTTGGATGGTCTCTTCAAGCCCATCACTTCTCGGTATCTTGGTTTGGTCACACCCACGGCTCCTCGTCCTGTCAGCAAACTCTAA